One window from the genome of Deinococcus roseus encodes:
- a CDS encoding WD40 repeat domain-containing protein, which produces MTPHGEVLFAQGCHLHVFDVSTEQLKHSITTKTGFIQGFAVTLDRLALVTASGAVEVWDPQTGRQIQTLPVQASRVSCRPQGDLLFLKTGPATLAVWDFQNLKPLREVQSRLSEVNLLETSLDGLQIALGGEGIEVLDLPACTSRFVLNVEWEVQHMHFQPEGVGYVDAAGWENEELVRLVSSVDGTPHYSFSHHRDDFSSLQPYAFVDSELLVTSPARGELQLHHPQQVDTEPETWEIGSWQISLLKFQQGLLLVGDVTGQVQLFDVSKKQRIQSFRAFDSRVLQVDYSADGSRLLALGYGDQVDVWEAKAGEVLFQHTFDRPTCLASLGPDGSVLAALWVNENELFLEVLNASTGEVIYQNEEKATALAFAEHPAALFGFGRHVTCWHLPDFDSTDVLEPARVRKGQVISQENTFFVEGDLGSSAGDISPDGRLLVMGRSTQNGRGVVLLWDLHQQREIFRIHLDDGVRKLQWNPSTEQVVMHLHNKMACLWTLHGQQQRELPFLVEAITMHQTGKWLAVSTERCEVHLLDVATLAVLQTLDGFSSPVQQLAFDRSGRHLVTSSGTVDQQSSFNIYGQSQ; this is translated from the coding sequence GTGACTCCCCATGGCGAAGTCCTGTTTGCCCAGGGCTGCCACCTCCATGTTTTCGATGTTTCAACAGAACAGCTGAAACACTCCATCACCACCAAAACAGGATTCATCCAGGGTTTTGCGGTCACCCTGGACCGGCTCGCCCTGGTGACCGCTTCAGGTGCAGTGGAGGTGTGGGACCCTCAAACAGGCAGGCAGATTCAGACCCTCCCGGTTCAGGCCTCTCGGGTGTCCTGCCGTCCCCAGGGAGACCTGCTGTTTCTGAAAACAGGACCCGCCACCCTGGCCGTCTGGGATTTTCAGAACCTCAAACCCCTGCGGGAAGTTCAGTCCAGGCTCTCAGAAGTCAACCTTTTGGAAACCAGCCTGGATGGTCTGCAAATTGCCCTGGGAGGAGAAGGCATCGAAGTGCTGGACCTCCCTGCCTGCACTTCACGCTTTGTCCTGAACGTGGAATGGGAAGTGCAGCACATGCATTTCCAGCCCGAAGGCGTGGGGTACGTTGATGCAGCCGGGTGGGAAAATGAAGAACTTGTCCGCCTGGTGTCCTCTGTGGACGGCACCCCCCACTACAGCTTCAGCCACCATCGAGATGATTTTTCATCTCTCCAACCTTACGCTTTTGTGGACTCTGAACTGCTGGTTACCTCTCCAGCACGAGGAGAATTGCAGCTTCACCACCCCCAGCAGGTTGACACCGAGCCCGAGACCTGGGAAATTGGCTCCTGGCAGATTTCCCTGCTGAAGTTTCAACAGGGTTTGCTGCTGGTGGGGGATGTGACTGGACAGGTCCAGCTGTTTGACGTGTCCAAAAAGCAGCGGATTCAGTCGTTTCGGGCGTTCGACAGCCGCGTTCTGCAGGTGGATTATTCCGCAGATGGCTCAAGGTTGTTGGCCCTGGGATATGGTGATCAGGTGGATGTGTGGGAAGCCAAGGCTGGTGAGGTTCTCTTCCAGCACACTTTTGATCGGCCCACCTGTCTTGCCAGCTTGGGTCCAGATGGAAGTGTGCTGGCGGCCCTGTGGGTCAATGAAAACGAGCTATTCCTTGAGGTTTTGAATGCGTCCACTGGAGAAGTCATTTACCAGAATGAGGAAAAGGCCACAGCATTGGCTTTCGCTGAACACCCTGCAGCATTGTTTGGTTTTGGAAGACATGTCACCTGCTGGCACCTGCCCGATTTTGACAGCACCGATGTGCTGGAACCTGCACGGGTCAGAAAGGGACAGGTCATTTCACAGGAAAACACCTTTTTTGTGGAAGGCGACCTGGGCTCCAGTGCAGGCGACATCTCTCCAGATGGCCGCCTTCTGGTGATGGGGAGAAGCACCCAGAATGGCAGGGGTGTGGTGCTTTTGTGGGACCTGCATCAACAACGTGAAATCTTCCGCATCCACCTGGACGATGGAGTGAGAAAGCTGCAGTGGAACCCCAGCACAGAACAGGTGGTGATGCACCTGCACAACAAAATGGCTTGCCTCTGGACCCTGCATGGGCAGCAACAGAGGGAGTTGCCTTTCTTGGTGGAGGCCATCACCATGCATCAGACTGGAAAATGGCTGGCCGTTTCGACCGAGAGGTGTGAAGTTCACCTGCTTGATGTTGCCACGCTGGCAGTGTTGCAAACCCTCGACGGTTTCTCCAGTCCCGTTCAACAATTGGCTTTCGATCGATCGGGAAGGCATCTGGTGACCAGCAGTGGAACTGTGGATCAGCAAAGCAGTTTCAACATCTATGGCCAGAGCCAGTGA
- a CDS encoding MATE family efflux transporter, whose translation MKTPSGVERLGTASIGRLLLEMSTQTTFALLVYAIYTITDVYFLSKGVGPLAAAGASIIAPVLIALGAVSTTVGAGGASVVSRALGAKDTERASRAVAASHLIFWTAALTLTVLGATFIRPLVFLLGATDAIAPYAIEYGRIIFLGALTSTGFSAIIRADGSARYATLIWVVPVTMNVVLCWLFIMVLHLGAAGAALATVCGQAVSAGMGMHFFFFRKNRSYQIRSKHFRPHWQTLKEILLVGLPSLTRNLSASVLAIVVNNLLKGMGGDSALSIFAVVNRLYVALSIPQMGIVQAMQPIVGFNFGQRKQDRVQQTIKVSILTTVGYGLLICALCTLVPASLISLLSRDTEVIASGSSALRWMALACPVAGVSMVAAAVFQSLGLPAKALWLTIGGIVMVKLPVLLLSAHFFSLTGIWVAEGISEVLLCGVALVMLGRSRGPRAEK comes from the coding sequence ATGAAAACCCCATCTGGTGTGGAACGTCTGGGCACCGCCAGCATTGGCAGGCTGCTGCTGGAGATGTCCACCCAGACCACCTTCGCCCTGCTGGTTTATGCCATCTACACCATCACCGATGTGTATTTCCTCTCAAAAGGCGTGGGGCCGCTTGCTGCTGCCGGGGCGTCCATCATTGCTCCGGTGTTGATTGCCCTGGGTGCGGTGTCCACCACCGTTGGCGCAGGTGGGGCGTCGGTGGTGTCCAGAGCGCTGGGCGCAAAAGACACAGAGCGAGCCTCCCGTGCTGTTGCGGCTTCTCACCTGATCTTCTGGACTGCGGCCCTCACCCTCACGGTGCTGGGGGCCACGTTCATCAGGCCCCTGGTGTTCCTGCTTGGGGCAACAGACGCGATTGCACCTTACGCCATCGAATACGGACGCATCATCTTTCTGGGGGCCCTCACCAGCACAGGGTTTTCAGCGATCATCCGGGCAGATGGCAGTGCCCGTTACGCCACCCTGATCTGGGTGGTTCCGGTGACCATGAATGTGGTGCTGTGCTGGCTGTTCATCATGGTGCTGCACCTGGGTGCCGCTGGAGCAGCCCTGGCCACCGTTTGCGGTCAGGCGGTCTCGGCAGGGATGGGGATGCATTTCTTTTTCTTCAGGAAAAACCGCTCCTACCAGATCAGAAGCAAGCACTTCAGACCCCACTGGCAGACGTTGAAGGAAATCCTGCTGGTGGGGTTGCCCTCCCTGACCCGCAACCTCAGCGCCAGTGTGCTGGCCATTGTGGTGAACAACCTTTTGAAAGGCATGGGAGGAGACAGCGCCCTGAGCATCTTTGCCGTGGTGAACCGGCTTTATGTGGCCCTGTCCATCCCACAAATGGGCATCGTGCAGGCCATGCAGCCCATTGTGGGGTTCAATTTTGGGCAGCGCAAACAGGACAGGGTGCAGCAGACCATCAAAGTGTCCATCCTGACCACCGTGGGGTATGGGCTGCTGATCTGTGCGCTCTGCACGCTGGTTCCAGCCAGCCTGATTTCCCTGCTCTCCAGAGACACCGAAGTGATTGCTTCTGGCTCCTCTGCTTTGCGCTGGATGGCCCTGGCCTGCCCGGTGGCCGGGGTGTCCATGGTTGCTGCTGCAGTGTTTCAGTCCCTGGGTTTGCCTGCAAAAGCCCTCTGGCTGACCATTGGGGGCATTGTGATGGTGAAACTTCCGGTGCTGCTGCTCTCTGCCCATTTCTTTTCCCTGACTGGAATCTGGGTGGCAGAGGGGATTTCGGAGGTGCTGCTGTGCGGGGTGGCGCTGGTGATGCTGGGGAGAAGCCGAGGGCCGAGGGCTGAGAAGTAG
- a CDS encoding phosphotransferase family protein, translated as MESKTKNLKTRSQIAQMTARAFPETTLADHENAIQELKDGWFNAGYLIQLADGREVVLKIAPPAGAEVMQYEKDIMTTEVHTMRLVKANPRIPVPEIHFYDPSHEVCDSSYFFMEKITGDTLEHLKGHLPAETWTELEQQTGQVVREINTFQGTYFGYEGNEKLRAATWKDAFLKIFEAVLEDAEKKDVQFDFSYQEIRDTLHRHLPALEDITSPCLVHWDGWNPNFFARDDKIIGIIDFERALWAEPLMEAQFRPFFGEGITQQMRGYGKTEFTFAEEQRMHLYSLHLGLVMHVECHYRHYDTDDIFNFSRTFIADTMQWLKEH; from the coding sequence ATGGAAAGCAAAACCAAAAACCTCAAAACCCGTTCGCAGATTGCCCAGATGACCGCCAGGGCTTTCCCTGAAACCACACTGGCAGACCACGAAAACGCCATTCAGGAACTCAAAGATGGCTGGTTCAACGCTGGTTACCTGATTCAGCTGGCAGATGGCCGGGAAGTGGTGCTGAAAATCGCCCCACCAGCAGGTGCAGAAGTCATGCAGTACGAGAAAGACATCATGACCACCGAAGTGCACACCATGCGTCTGGTGAAAGCCAACCCCAGGATCCCGGTTCCCGAAATCCACTTTTACGACCCCAGCCATGAAGTGTGCGACTCCAGTTACTTCTTCATGGAGAAAATCACTGGAGACACCCTCGAACACCTCAAAGGCCACCTTCCGGCAGAAACCTGGACAGAGCTGGAGCAGCAAACCGGGCAGGTGGTCCGGGAGATCAACACCTTTCAGGGCACCTATTTTGGATATGAAGGGAACGAGAAACTGCGGGCAGCCACCTGGAAAGACGCTTTCCTGAAAATCTTTGAGGCTGTACTGGAAGATGCAGAAAAGAAAGATGTGCAATTTGATTTCTCTTACCAGGAGATCCGTGACACCCTGCACCGGCACCTTCCTGCGCTGGAAGACATCACCTCTCCGTGTCTGGTGCACTGGGATGGCTGGAACCCCAATTTTTTCGCCAGGGATGACAAAATCATCGGGATCATCGACTTTGAACGCGCTTTGTGGGCTGAACCTTTGATGGAAGCCCAGTTCCGCCCCTTCTTCGGGGAAGGCATCACCCAGCAGATGCGCGGCTACGGCAAAACTGAATTCACTTTTGCAGAAGAACAGCGCATGCACCTGTACTCACTGCACCTGGGTCTGGTGATGCACGTGGAATGCCATTACCGCCATTACGACACCGACGACATCTTCAATTTTTCCAGAACCTTCATTGCAGACACCATGCAGTGGCTGAAAGAGCACTGA
- a CDS encoding ROK family transcriptional regulator → MTLSSDSIPAREKVYHALKTAPGTRPELAQRTGLSVVSVIAAVDELIACELARLQETPPPSGRGRPAARVGLRLDTTITALDLGAPQVLAGRFNLLGGFQEGSETRTHGTAFSRFSEDPEHNVQLLQAWLQEQGSANLSVISVLGAVHPRTRILSSHPLGMKEYPLEKDLSERLGWPVLVENDANLSAWHSWHTLGLAKEDPLVFLNYSHGIGLGMVLGGKVYHGATGAAGEVSYAADPAKRGRHDILARRLIRHLHSAIPGSTTAEVAAVAVQGDRSALKALKLFNQDLANHLTAVAAVLDPAVMVLQDVPHAADPLQKELQKALSELDLHPRVMVSPLGPMGGLYSAAHYGAHILEQQKLRGEMP, encoded by the coding sequence ATGACCCTCTCAAGCGATTCCATCCCTGCCCGTGAAAAGGTGTACCACGCCCTCAAAACCGCACCCGGCACCCGCCCGGAACTGGCCCAGCGCACCGGACTGAGCGTGGTTTCGGTGATTGCCGCCGTGGATGAACTCATCGCCTGCGAACTGGCCCGTCTGCAAGAAACCCCGCCTCCATCAGGTCGGGGAAGACCTGCAGCACGGGTGGGCCTGCGCCTGGACACCACCATCACCGCACTGGACCTCGGGGCACCCCAGGTGCTGGCAGGCCGCTTCAATCTGCTGGGCGGTTTTCAGGAGGGAAGCGAAACCCGAACACACGGGACCGCCTTCTCCCGTTTCAGCGAAGACCCTGAACACAATGTCCAGTTGCTGCAAGCGTGGCTGCAGGAACAGGGCAGCGCAAATTTATCGGTGATCAGCGTGCTGGGGGCCGTTCATCCGCGCACCCGTATCCTCAGCAGCCATCCGCTGGGCATGAAAGAATACCCGCTGGAAAAAGACCTCTCAGAGCGGCTGGGCTGGCCCGTTCTGGTGGAAAACGACGCCAATCTGTCTGCATGGCACAGCTGGCACACCCTGGGCCTTGCAAAAGAAGACCCTCTGGTGTTTTTGAATTACAGCCACGGCATCGGGCTGGGCATGGTGCTGGGCGGCAAAGTGTACCACGGCGCAACAGGCGCAGCAGGAGAAGTCTCTTATGCTGCAGACCCTGCAAAACGCGGCAGGCACGACATTCTGGCCCGCAGGCTGATCAGGCACCTGCACAGCGCCATCCCAGGCAGCACCACTGCAGAGGTGGCCGCAGTGGCCGTGCAAGGCGACCGCAGCGCCCTGAAAGCCCTGAAGCTGTTCAACCAGGATCTGGCCAACCACCTCACAGCCGTGGCTGCAGTGCTGGATCCGGCAGTGATGGTCTTGCAGGATGTACCGCACGCTGCCGACCCTCTGCAGAAAGAACTGCAGAAAGCCCTCTCCGAACTGGATTTGCATCCCCGGGTGATGGTCAGCCCACTGGGGCCAATGGGTGGACTGTACAGTGCAGCCCATTATGGGGCTCACATTCTGGAGCAGCAGAAACTTCGGGGAGAAATGCCCTGA
- a CDS encoding beta-glucosidase yields the protein MTQTQSPTVEDLLQQLTLQEQVSLLSGADFWRTSAIERLGIPQLKVSDGPAGVRGGGPLVGGKKTAAFPVGIALGSTWNEDLLHEVGQHLAREATDKGAGVLLAPTVNLFRSTLNGRNFESYSEDPFLTGKLGAAYIRGLQEKGVAATVKHFVGNESEYQRNTISSDIPERALRELYLLPFEMAVKEGKTWAVMSAYNKLNGTFASENKRLLTDILRQEWGFDGLVMSDWFGSHSAGESVLAGLDLEMPGPARARAALLQEAQNDEALQEAIKTAARNVLRLLERTGVLHQPLDVQDANEKDQEHQDTTALIRRAAAEGMVLLKNQGDLLPFPAGAKVAVIGPNAAKGQVMGGGSAQMNAHRQVSPLQGLQAALGENQVSYHIGCYNDKFLPVHQGGFDIAYQELGSDTVLVQEHQPLGEIMWFGLPEGVPRAFQAKMTSTLSIPEEGRFELSLASAGLTRLYVDGELVVNNWEDYRPGDTYFGFGSDEARGEATLTAGEHTVLIEYRTPEVAHGFGISAVRFGFRKPLPENSIAEAAQLAAKADYAVVCIGTNGEWETEGVDRWGLDLPGQQDELVQAVLQQNPNTIVLLQTGGPVLMPWLNQAPAVLQAWFPGQEAGHAIADVLLGQAEPSGRLPQTFPAQLSDDPTHPETPDLQYPGENGHVEYQEGLYIGYRHVDRKELRPLFPFGHGLGYTTFELSDLQADPTELNPGDALTVTVKVQNTGQRPGQTVVQLYVTDQQSTLQRPEKELKGFAKVSLEPAESTTVQLKLDMRSFAFFDDQQQAWVAEKGTFLLKAGQSSADLLLSLPVQLNADWLDSVQTI from the coding sequence ATGACCCAGACCCAGTCCCCAACCGTTGAAGACCTGCTGCAACAACTCACCCTGCAAGAACAGGTTTCTTTGCTTTCTGGCGCAGATTTCTGGCGCACCTCTGCCATTGAACGCCTGGGCATCCCGCAGCTCAAGGTCAGCGATGGTCCTGCCGGAGTGCGGGGTGGGGGTCCTCTGGTGGGCGGCAAGAAAACCGCGGCTTTCCCGGTGGGCATTGCGCTGGGCAGCACCTGGAATGAAGATTTGCTGCATGAAGTCGGGCAGCACCTGGCCCGTGAAGCCACCGACAAGGGCGCAGGGGTGCTTCTCGCCCCCACCGTCAACCTTTTTCGCAGCACCCTGAACGGACGCAACTTTGAGAGCTACTCCGAAGACCCTTTCCTGACCGGAAAACTCGGGGCCGCCTACATCCGTGGTTTGCAGGAAAAAGGCGTGGCTGCCACCGTCAAGCACTTTGTGGGCAACGAATCCGAGTACCAGCGCAACACCATCTCCAGCGACATCCCTGAACGTGCCCTGCGTGAACTGTACCTGCTGCCTTTCGAGATGGCCGTCAAGGAAGGCAAAACCTGGGCGGTGATGAGCGCCTACAACAAACTGAACGGCACCTTCGCCAGCGAAAACAAACGCCTGCTCACAGACATCTTGCGCCAGGAGTGGGGGTTTGATGGCCTGGTGATGTCGGACTGGTTTGGCAGCCACAGTGCAGGAGAAAGCGTGCTGGCAGGCCTGGACCTGGAAATGCCCGGTCCGGCCCGTGCCCGCGCAGCCCTCTTGCAGGAAGCCCAGAACGATGAGGCCTTGCAGGAAGCCATCAAGACTGCTGCCCGCAATGTGCTGCGCCTCCTGGAGCGCACCGGGGTGCTGCATCAGCCCCTGGATGTGCAAGACGCCAACGAAAAAGACCAGGAGCACCAGGACACCACCGCCTTGATCCGCAGGGCTGCCGCAGAAGGCATGGTGCTCCTGAAAAACCAGGGTGATTTGCTGCCCTTCCCTGCCGGAGCAAAAGTCGCCGTGATCGGACCCAACGCAGCCAAGGGACAGGTGATGGGTGGAGGCAGCGCCCAGATGAACGCCCACCGTCAGGTCTCCCCCCTTCAGGGGCTGCAGGCCGCACTGGGTGAAAATCAGGTGTCTTACCACATCGGCTGCTACAACGACAAATTCCTGCCCGTGCACCAGGGGGGTTTTGACATTGCCTATCAGGAGCTGGGCTCAGACACCGTGCTGGTCCAGGAACACCAGCCCCTCGGGGAAATCATGTGGTTCGGGTTGCCTGAAGGGGTGCCCAGGGCTTTTCAGGCAAAAATGACCTCCACCCTCAGCATTCCCGAAGAGGGCCGCTTTGAACTCAGTCTGGCCAGCGCAGGCCTCACCCGCCTGTATGTGGATGGGGAACTGGTGGTCAACAACTGGGAAGATTACCGTCCTGGAGACACCTATTTCGGATTTGGCAGCGATGAGGCCAGAGGCGAAGCCACCCTGACTGCAGGTGAACACACCGTCCTGATCGAATACCGCACCCCGGAAGTGGCCCACGGTTTCGGGATCAGTGCCGTGCGTTTCGGGTTCCGCAAACCCCTTCCCGAAAACAGCATTGCAGAAGCCGCCCAGCTTGCTGCAAAGGCAGATTACGCGGTGGTGTGCATTGGCACCAACGGCGAATGGGAAACCGAAGGCGTGGACCGCTGGGGTTTAGACCTCCCAGGTCAACAAGATGAACTGGTGCAGGCCGTGCTGCAACAGAATCCCAACACCATCGTGCTGCTGCAAACCGGAGGCCCCGTCCTGATGCCCTGGCTGAACCAGGCTCCTGCTGTGCTGCAGGCCTGGTTTCCCGGCCAGGAAGCCGGACATGCCATTGCAGATGTGCTGCTGGGTCAGGCGGAACCCTCAGGACGCCTCCCCCAGACCTTCCCTGCTCAGCTTTCAGACGATCCCACCCACCCTGAAACCCCGGACCTGCAATACCCCGGTGAAAACGGACACGTGGAATACCAGGAAGGCCTCTACATCGGGTACCGCCATGTGGACAGGAAGGAACTCAGGCCCCTTTTCCCTTTCGGGCATGGTCTGGGTTACACCACCTTTGAACTTTCTGACCTGCAAGCAGATCCCACTGAACTGAATCCCGGAGACGCCCTCACTGTGACAGTCAAGGTGCAGAACACTGGCCAGAGACCCGGCCAGACCGTGGTGCAACTCTACGTCACAGACCAGCAAAGCACCCTGCAGCGCCCCGAAAAGGAACTCAAAGGGTTTGCCAAAGTCTCCCTGGAACCTGCAGAAAGCACCACCGTGCAACTGAAGCTGGACATGCGCTCTTTTGCCTTCTTCGATGACCAGCAGCAAGCCTGGGTGGCTGAAAAAGGCACCTTCCTCCTCAAAGCAGGCCAGAGCAGTGCCGACCTGCTCCTCTCCCTCCCTGTGCAACTCAACGCAGACTGGCTGGACAGCGTCCAGACGATCTGA
- a CDS encoding ArsR/SmtB family transcription factor, whose translation MDSPLHRYKAEFFKTLGHPLRLAILDALREGELSVGELQQRLDVDQSSLSQHLAKLRTFNFVTSRKEGTLVHYHVHDQEVYGFLDLARSIYERQLLQSSQLLQQLQQG comes from the coding sequence ATGGACAGTCCCCTGCACCGCTACAAAGCCGAATTCTTCAAAACCCTGGGTCACCCCCTCAGGCTCGCCATCCTGGATGCCCTCAGAGAAGGCGAGCTGTCTGTGGGTGAATTGCAGCAACGGCTTGATGTGGACCAGAGCAGCTTGTCCCAGCACCTGGCGAAGTTGCGCACCTTCAATTTCGTGACGTCCCGCAAGGAAGGCACCCTGGTGCACTACCACGTGCATGACCAGGAGGTGTACGGTTTTCTGGATCTGGCCCGCAGCATTTATGAACGTCAGTTGCTGCAATCCAGCCAGTTGCTTCAGCAATTGCAGCAGGGTTGA
- a CDS encoding ArsR/SmtB family transcription factor produces MEPELHQYKAEFFKTLGHPLRLAILDQLRKGSQTVTELQNQLHVDQSSLSQQLSKLRQQNFIHARKDGTTVHYQVEDRDIYTFLDLARSIYQRQIHRSSQILQHLQQSMASREEP; encoded by the coding sequence ATGGAGCCTGAACTGCATCAGTACAAAGCTGAATTCTTCAAAACCCTGGGGCATCCCCTGAGGCTCGCCATCCTCGACCAGCTCCGCAAAGGCAGCCAGACGGTCACCGAACTGCAAAACCAACTGCACGTCGACCAGAGCAGCCTCAGCCAGCAACTCAGCAAACTCCGACAGCAAAACTTCATCCACGCCCGCAAAGACGGCACCACCGTGCATTACCAGGTGGAAGACAGGGACATCTACACCTTCCTCGACCTCGCCAGAAGCATCTACCAGCGGCAAATCCACCGCAGCAGCCAGATCCTGCAGCACCTCCAGCAATCCATGGCATCCAGGGAAGAACCATGA
- a CDS encoding SulP family inorganic anion transporter produces the protein MNTTKRAFQHPLNPLPAWKKEFQHYTPTHLQQDLLAGLTVAVVALPLALAFGVTSGAGAAAGLFTAIIAGLLASLFGGSRYQITGPTGAMTVVLIPVIAQYGLEKVFVVGLLAGAMVTLMGILKLGRVVHLIPWPVITGFTNGIAIIIFLQQLPNFLGLPPSHSESNILLTSTHLIQAYLQHPNFLPPLTALVTMAIMLFWPRITKKIPGSIIALVLVTSTSVLQHHTLPRIGEIPHGLPTPHLPSLPFQDLGTLFSAALAIAVLSALESLLSAVVADGMTLKDRHDPDRELIGQGIANLVTPIFGGIPSTGAIARTAVGVKSGAHTRLTGIFHALFLLLIVLLLGHYAASIPLAVLAGILMVTAYRMLEFEAIKTLLKSTRSDLSTMLITTLVTVMFDLILAIEVGLLIAGVLFIQRMIQSHTFESIDLTENTPLDLEHDPHLLKRRVLAYRVEGPLFFGVAGRFLENLTSLSSIDVVILRMRRVKTLDASAAHALEAILHELHGRGITLMFSGLQNQPRILLVNMGLYDVLTRHGHHDFTSTDQAITHAWTHVKRNQEAQ, from the coding sequence ATGAACACCACCAAACGTGCTTTTCAGCATCCCCTCAATCCCCTGCCCGCCTGGAAGAAAGAATTCCAGCATTACACTCCCACCCACCTCCAGCAAGACCTGCTCGCAGGCCTCACCGTCGCCGTGGTTGCCCTGCCCCTCGCCCTGGCCTTCGGGGTCACCAGCGGAGCAGGTGCCGCAGCCGGACTCTTCACCGCCATCATCGCTGGACTGCTGGCCAGCCTGTTCGGAGGAAGCCGCTACCAGATCACTGGACCCACCGGAGCCATGACCGTGGTGCTCATCCCCGTGATTGCCCAGTACGGACTGGAAAAAGTCTTCGTGGTTGGCCTGCTCGCCGGAGCGATGGTCACCCTCATGGGCATCCTGAAACTTGGACGGGTGGTGCACCTGATTCCCTGGCCGGTGATCACTGGATTCACCAACGGCATCGCCATCATCATTTTCTTGCAGCAACTCCCCAACTTCCTCGGGCTTCCCCCCTCGCACAGCGAAAGCAACATCCTCCTCACCAGCACCCACCTGATTCAGGCTTACCTGCAGCACCCCAACTTCCTCCCCCCCCTCACGGCCCTGGTCACCATGGCCATCATGCTGTTCTGGCCCCGCATCACCAAAAAAATTCCCGGCAGCATCATCGCGCTGGTGCTGGTGACCAGCACCAGCGTGCTGCAACACCACACCCTGCCCCGCATCGGGGAGATCCCCCACGGGTTGCCCACCCCGCACCTGCCCAGCCTTCCATTTCAGGACCTCGGAACCCTGTTCAGTGCAGCGCTGGCCATTGCGGTGCTCAGCGCCCTGGAAAGCCTGCTCTCGGCCGTGGTGGCAGATGGCATGACCCTCAAAGACCGACATGACCCGGACCGGGAACTCATCGGACAGGGCATCGCCAACCTGGTCACCCCCATCTTCGGAGGCATCCCCTCCACCGGAGCCATCGCCCGCACCGCCGTGGGGGTCAAAAGTGGCGCACACACCCGACTCACCGGCATTTTCCACGCCCTGTTCCTGTTGCTCATTGTGTTGCTGCTCGGACACTATGCCGCCAGCATCCCGCTGGCGGTGCTCGCTGGCATCCTGATGGTCACCGCCTACCGCATGCTGGAATTTGAGGCCATCAAAACCCTGCTGAAAAGCACCCGCAGTGACCTCAGCACCATGCTGATCACCACGCTGGTCACGGTGATGTTTGACCTGATCCTGGCCATTGAAGTGGGATTGCTCATTGCAGGGGTGCTGTTCATCCAGCGCATGATCCAGAGCCACACCTTCGAATCCATCGACCTCACCGAAAACACCCCCCTGGACCTGGAACATGACCCGCACCTCCTGAAACGCAGGGTGCTGGCCTACCGGGTGGAAGGCCCACTGTTCTTCGGGGTGGCTGGTCGTTTCCTGGAAAACCTCACCAGCCTCAGCAGCATCGACGTTGTGATCCTGCGCATGCGGCGCGTCAAAACCCTTGATGCCAGTGCCGCACACGCCCTGGAGGCCATCTTGCATGAATTGCACGGGAGGGGCATCACCCTGATGTTCTCCGGGCTTCAAAACCAACCCCGCATCCTGCTGGTGAACATGGGCCTGTATGACGTGCTCACCAGACATGGCCACCATGATTTCACCAGCACAGACCAGGCCATCACGCACGCCTGGACGCATGTAAAACGCAACCAGGAGGCCCAATGA